One window of the Manihot esculenta cultivar AM560-2 chromosome 14, M.esculenta_v8, whole genome shotgun sequence genome contains the following:
- the LOC110600347 gene encoding UPF0481 protein At3g47200, with translation MGSSNEHIVDIEQISTSIEKELEILHPLSDECCIYRVPNILRRSNEEAYTPQEVSIGPLHHGRPELKPMEEIKRRYLQEFLLLSNSTMSLKEYVKFIEERETKLRNCYAETIEMNSEDLVKMILIDSAFLIMVFLKFSCKELQTGNDRLFSKPWKEFDVRYDMILLENQLPFFILKDLFDVSDIRNKLQLQGLSLLKLTHEFLKIKWKSWVTDEVSEEHNFSQVHHILDFLRICRRPSSTMQMESKLSKQIFLHAPSATQLHQAGVKFELSPSKNKFDIQFEHGILKIPRLRVTKRTEFYLRNLQAFEQCHCNDDNRYTSDYIAFITMLVRTTKDVEVLAQSGVAQNRLRNNDTMSSLLNNLGTGNFVSRTRFHFSDIVEELNKYCENSLHKWKATLKQDYFNTPWAGISVATAAILLLLTLIQTVCSIIQI, from the coding sequence ATGGGGTCGTCGAACGAGCACATAGTTGATATTGAACAGATATCAACCTCCATAGAAAAAGAGTTAGAAATCTTGCATCCTTTATCCGATGAGTGTTGCATCTATAGAGTTCCTAACATACTACGTCGATCAAATGAAGAAGCTTACACTCCTCAAGAAGTCTCCATCGGCCCACTTCACCATGGCAGACCAGAACTAAAACCAATGGAGGAGATTAAGAGAAGATATCTGCAAGAATTTCTTCTCCTCAGCAATAGTACTATGAGTTTGAAGGAATATGTAAAGTTTATCGAGGAGAGGGAAACCAAGTTGCGTAACTGCTATGCAGAAACTATTGAAATGAACAGCGAAGACTTGGTGAAGATGATACTAATAGATTCTGCCTTCCTTATTATGGTCTTCCTGAAATTTAGTTGCAAGGAGCTCCAAACTGGAAACGATCGTTTATTCTCTAAACCATGGAAGGAATTTGATGTTCGGTATGATATGATTTTGCTTGAGAATCAGCTTCCTTTCTTCATTCTCAAGGACTTGTTTGATGTATCAGATATACGTAATAAGCTTCAGCTTCAGGGGCTTTCATTGCTCAAGCTTACCCATGAATTCTTGAAAATAAAATGGAAGTCTTGGGTCACAGATGAAGTTTCCGAGGAGCATAATTTTTCTCAAGTACATCATATCCTTGACTTCCTAAGGATTTGCCGGCGACCATCATCAACTATGCAAATGGAAAGCAAACTTAGCAAGCAAATCTTTTTGCATGCTCCCAGCGCAACACAGCTACACCAAGCTGGAGTCAAGTTTGAGTTGAGTCCAAGCAAAAACAAATTTGACATACAATTCGAACATGGGATTCTGAAAATCCCAAGATTGAGAGTAACAAAGCGCACagaattttatttaagaaatcTGCAGGCTTTTGAGCAGTGCCATTGTAATGATGATAATAGGTATACAAGTGACTACATTGCCTTCATCACAATGCTTGTCCGAACTACAAAAGATGTGGAAGTACTTGCTCAAAGTGGAGTAGCACAAAATCGGCTACGGAATAACGATACCATGTCATCTCTCCTTAACAACCTTGGTACAGGAAATTTTGTCTCACGTACTCGTTTTCACTTCTCTGATATTGTTGAAGAGTTAAACAAATATTGCGAAAACTCTCTGCACAAGTGGAAGGCAACCCTGAAACAAGATTATTTCAATACTCCATGGGCAGGCATCTCCGTTGCTACAGCTGCTATTCTCCTTCTTCTCACTCTCATACAGACGGTTTGTTCTATAATTCAAATTTAG
- the LOC110631196 gene encoding DNA damage-repair/toleration protein DRT100, with translation MASFLYITLITLLATASAVKSCPPSDRAALLAFKAALHEPYLGIFNSWKGIDCCHKWYGVSCDPETHKVADINLRGESEDPIFEKAGRSGYMTGTISPSICKLERLSSLTIADWKGISGEIPRCITALPFLRILDLIGNRISGDLPADIGRLQRLTVLNVADNLISGEIPRSLTNLSSLMHLDLRSNRISGPLPRNFGRLRMLSRALLSNNYISGPIPSSISNIYRLADLDLSLNKLSGAIPPSLGRMAVLATLNLDANKLSGVIPSSLFNSGISNLNLSKNAFEGYIPDVFSSGSYFTVLDLSYNNFRGPIPKSLSAASYIGHLDLSHNHLCGKIPGGSPFDHLEASSFAYNDCLCGKPLRAC, from the coding sequence aTGGCCAGCTTCTTGTATATTACGTTGATAACGTTGCTAGCCACCGCTTCCGCCGTTAAAAGCTGTCCTCCTTCTGACCGCGCTGCTCTGCTGGCCTTCAAAGCAGCTCTCCACGAGCCTTACTTGGGCATCTTCAATTCTTGGAAGGGCATCGATTGCTGCCATAAATGGTACGGCGTCAGCTGCGACCCAGAGACCCACAAGGTCGCCGATATAAACCTCCGGGGTGAATCCGAAGACCCCATCTTTGAAAAAGCCGGAAGGTCCGGTTACATGACTGGTACAATCTCCCCTTCCATCTGTAAGCTAGAGCGCCTCTCGAGTCTCACAATCGCAGATTGGAAAGGAATCTCCGGGGAGATCCCCCGGTGCATCACTGCACTTCCGTTTCTAAGGATTCTTGATTTGATTGGTAACCGGATCTCCGGTGATCTTCCTGCTGACATAGGGCGGTTACAGAGATTAACCGTGCTAAATGTCGCTGACAATCTTATATCCGGTGAGATACCACGTTCTTTGACGAATCTTTCCAGTTTAATGCACCTGGATTTGCGTAGCAACCGAATTTCTGGTCCACTTCCTCGAAATTTCGGACGTCTCAGGATGTTGAGCCGCGCTTTGCTTAGCAACAATTATATAAGTGGTCCAATACCGAGTTCCATTTCGAACATATACCGCCTCGCTGATCTGGATCTTTCATTGAACAAACTGTCAGGGGCTATACCACCTTCTCTTGGTAGAATGGCGGTTTTAGCGACACTAAATCTGGACGCTAACAAGCTTTCAGGGGTGATACCATCAAGCTTGTTTAATTCAGGTATTAGCAATTTGAATCTGAGCAAGAACGCATTCGAAGGATATATACCGGATGTTTTCAGCTCAGGCTCCTACTTTACAGTTCTTGATTTATCGTACAATAATTTTCGGGGACCAATACCGAAATCTTTGTCGGCGGCATCGTATATCGGACACTTGGATCTGAGTCACAACCATCTGTGTGGGAAAATTCCAGGAGGCTCTCCGTTCGATCATCTTGAAGCGTCGTCGTTTGCTTATAATGATTGCCTTTGCGGAAAACCACTTAGAGCTTGCTAG